Proteins encoded in a region of the Planctomycetia bacterium genome:
- a CDS encoding riboflavin biosynthesis protein RibD has protein sequence MSGASAFDLQAMRRALELAERGAGYVEPNPMVGAVVARDGTIIGAGWHERFGGPHAEVAALAAAGAAARGATLYVTLEPCCHQGKTPPCTTAIIAAGIARVVVAAADPFPAVAGGGLAALRGAGITVETGLLGAEARRLTAPYRTLVEQGRPWVIAKWAMSLDGRLAGADPADRWISSPASRGIVHALRGRVDAIAVGIGTALADDPLLTPRPAGPRQPLRIVLDSQCRLPLASRLVRTSHESPVLVAAAPSAPPERIAALRAAGCEVWQAGGLPSGGDPHQDALERLRELLQELGRRRLTNLLVEGGAGVFRSLFASGMTDEVLAFVAPRILGDAAAAGVVMPPVPEIEIEEVAHPGGDILLRGLLRGLLRGVVRRVGPGAAHTLDSGP, from the coding sequence ATGTCCGGGGCATCCGCGTTCGACCTGCAGGCGATGCGCCGGGCCCTCGAACTGGCCGAACGCGGCGCGGGATACGTCGAGCCGAACCCGATGGTGGGTGCGGTCGTCGCCCGCGACGGCACGATCATCGGCGCGGGCTGGCACGAGCGGTTCGGCGGTCCGCATGCCGAGGTCGCCGCGCTCGCCGCCGCCGGCGCGGCCGCCCGTGGCGCCACGCTCTACGTGACCCTCGAGCCCTGCTGCCACCAGGGCAAGACGCCCCCCTGCACGACGGCGATCATCGCCGCCGGCATCGCCCGCGTCGTGGTGGCGGCGGCGGATCCGTTTCCGGCGGTCGCCGGCGGCGGGCTGGCGGCATTGCGCGGGGCGGGCATCACGGTGGAGACCGGCCTGCTCGGCGCGGAGGCCCGCCGCCTCACCGCTCCCTACCGGACGCTCGTCGAGCAGGGCCGGCCGTGGGTCATCGCCAAGTGGGCGATGAGCCTCGACGGCCGGCTCGCCGGCGCCGATCCGGCCGACCGCTGGATCTCGTCGCCGGCCTCGCGGGGCATCGTCCATGCCCTGCGCGGCCGCGTCGATGCGATCGCCGTCGGCATCGGGACGGCGCTCGCCGATGATCCGCTGCTGACGCCGCGTCCCGCCGGACCGCGGCAGCCGCTGCGGATCGTGCTCGACAGCCAGTGCCGCCTGCCGCTCGCCTCGCGCCTCGTGCGCACGAGCCACGAGTCGCCGGTCCTCGTGGCCGCCGCTCCCAGCGCGCCGCCGGAGCGGATCGCGGCCCTGCGGGCAGCCGGCTGCGAGGTCTGGCAGGCCGGCGGCCTGCCGTCCGGGGGGGATCCGCACCAGGACGCGCTGGAGCGGCTCCGGGAACTGCTCCAGGAACTCGGCCGCCGCCGGCTCACGAACCTGCTCGTCGAGGGGGGCGCGGGGGTGTTTCGCAGCCTGTTCGCCAGCGGCATGACCGACGAGGTGCTGGCCTTCGTGGCCCCGCGGATCCTCGGTGACGCTGCAGCCGCCGGCGTCGTCATGCCCCCGGTTCCGGAGATCGAGATCGAGGAGGTGGCGCATCCCGGGGGGGACATCCTCCTGCGCGGCCTCCTGCGGGGCCTCCTGCGGGGCGTTGTCCGGCGGGTCGGCCCCGGCGCCGCCCACACTTTGGATTCCGGCCCGTGA
- the pheT gene encoding phenylalanine--tRNA ligase beta subunit translates to MIISTSWLADYVQLSASTDDLVERLLMAGLNHESTRPVGDDTAVEIEVTSNRPDCLGHIGVAREAALLFGRPLHIPDPRPLEGTAPAAGTLAVEIEAGDICPFYSARVLRGVRIGPSPRWLVERLQTVGVASVNNVVDVTNYVMLETGQPLHAFDLAKIRGGRIVVRRAVEGEPFTAINHKTYALDARMCVIADAERPVALAGVMGGADTEIGADTTDILLESAQFAPLPVRAAARGLVLASGSSYRFERGPDPAMVEWASRRAAALILDLAGGTLERAAVTAGRLACTPAAVPFEPDRVQRVLGVDVPVERQRAILTGLGFVEEPAAGRSAWRAPTWRRDVWREIDLVEEIARIEGYDRVPEDVAIAARPVEWSDRELTIRRAGEVLVAAGFCEAMTRSVVPSICERFAGPWTAEPPLVVVPALVRGADRLRRTLLPSLLEARAGNAAVGTADANLFEIARCYLPRPAGPAAPPTPLEEPLLVSFVTGGEFPRAKGIVMAVLARLGVGAGESGARLEYRPLTNDLLAAGRGAEILLQRGAGEPCRVGIIGAAAADLLGMFGLEGPVAVAELRLDLLEFAARHDRRLERPSDFPAVQRDINLVVAESVPWGTVEEAIHSAAGRLLDDCRLVQVWQDAERLGPGRKSLVVALRLRSDSGTLSGDEAARVVESIVAECGRRVGATLRG, encoded by the coding sequence ATGATCATCTCCACCTCCTGGCTCGCCGATTACGTCCAGCTCTCGGCGTCGACCGACGACCTCGTCGAGCGGCTGCTGATGGCGGGGCTGAACCACGAGTCGACCCGTCCGGTCGGTGACGACACGGCCGTCGAGATCGAGGTCACGAGCAACCGGCCCGACTGCCTCGGCCACATCGGCGTGGCCCGCGAGGCGGCGCTGCTCTTCGGCCGGCCGCTGCACATCCCCGACCCGCGGCCGCTGGAGGGGACGGCGCCGGCAGCGGGGACCCTGGCCGTGGAGATCGAGGCCGGCGACATCTGCCCGTTCTATTCGGCCCGCGTGCTGCGCGGCGTGCGGATCGGGCCCAGCCCGCGCTGGCTCGTGGAGCGGCTGCAGACGGTCGGCGTGGCAAGCGTCAACAACGTCGTCGACGTCACCAACTACGTCATGCTGGAGACGGGCCAGCCGCTCCACGCCTTCGACCTGGCGAAGATCCGCGGCGGGCGGATCGTCGTCCGCCGGGCCGTCGAGGGGGAGCCGTTCACGGCCATCAACCACAAGACTTACGCACTCGACGCGCGGATGTGCGTGATCGCCGACGCCGAGCGGCCGGTAGCCCTGGCGGGCGTGATGGGTGGGGCCGACACCGAGATCGGCGCCGACACGACCGACATTCTGCTCGAGTCGGCCCAGTTCGCGCCGCTGCCGGTGCGGGCGGCGGCCCGCGGCCTCGTGCTCGCCAGCGGCTCGTCCTATCGCTTCGAGCGCGGGCCCGATCCGGCGATGGTGGAGTGGGCGAGCCGGCGGGCGGCGGCGCTGATCCTCGATCTCGCCGGCGGCACGCTCGAACGGGCCGCAGTGACGGCGGGCCGGCTGGCCTGCACGCCCGCCGCGGTGCCCTTCGAGCCCGACCGCGTCCAACGCGTGCTCGGGGTCGACGTGCCGGTGGAGCGGCAGCGGGCGATCCTCACCGGCCTCGGGTTCGTCGAGGAGCCGGCCGCGGGGCGGTCGGCGTGGCGGGCTCCCACGTGGCGGCGCGACGTGTGGCGCGAGATCGACCTCGTCGAGGAGATCGCCCGCATCGAGGGCTACGACCGCGTGCCGGAGGACGTCGCAATCGCGGCCCGGCCGGTGGAGTGGTCGGATCGCGAGCTGACGATCCGGCGCGCGGGAGAGGTGCTCGTCGCCGCCGGGTTCTGCGAGGCGATGACGCGGAGCGTGGTGCCTTCGATCTGCGAGCGGTTTGCGGGCCCGTGGACGGCGGAGCCGCCGCTGGTGGTGGTGCCAGCGCTGGTCCGCGGCGCCGACCGACTGCGGCGCACGCTCCTGCCGAGCCTGCTCGAGGCCCGGGCCGGCAACGCCGCCGTCGGGACGGCCGACGCCAACCTGTTCGAGATCGCCCGCTGCTACCTGCCGCGGCCGGCAGGACCGGCCGCGCCGCCGACGCCGCTGGAGGAGCCGCTTCTCGTGTCGTTCGTGACCGGCGGCGAGTTCCCGCGGGCCAAGGGGATCGTCATGGCGGTCCTCGCCCGGCTCGGGGTCGGTGCCGGTGAGAGTGGCGCGCGGCTCGAATACCGACCGCTTACCAACGACCTGCTGGCGGCCGGCCGCGGGGCCGAGATCCTCCTGCAGCGAGGCGCCGGCGAGCCCTGCCGGGTCGGTATCATCGGCGCGGCGGCGGCGGATCTGCTCGGCATGTTCGGCCTCGAGGGGCCGGTGGCGGTCGCGGAGTTGCGGCTCGACCTTCTCGAGTTCGCGGCCCGGCATGACCGGCGGCTCGAACGGCCGAGCGACTTTCCCGCCGTGCAGCGGGACATCAACCTGGTCGTCGCCGAGAGCGTGCCCTGGGGCACCGTCGAGGAGGCGATTCATTCCGCCGCGGGCAGGCTGCTCGACGACTGCCGGCTCGTGCAAGTCTGGCAGGATGCCGAGCGGCTCGGCCCGGGCCGCAAGAGCCTGGTCGTGGCCCTGCGGCTGCGGAGCGATTCGGGCACGCTCTCCGGCGACGAGGCCGCGCGGGTGGTCGAGTCGATCGTGGCGGAGTGCGGCCGCCGGGTCGGGGCCACGCTCCGCGGCTGA
- a CDS encoding protein disulfide-isomerase: MAIDTYALCPGGTGKKIKFCCADLVGDLDRIDRLIDGDQISAALAEVTKLEEKHPRRACLMAVRTKLELGSKRLAEAAAASRRFVEAFPDNPLALGQSAVTEAVAGRLHEAAALFDGARERMCAVAAGEGGAVEMSPEFLRIAATLVQAAAQAGHVGFAQGIVEWLQEENLGSVEERRMLAAIVGSSGVPAALRPRVRLMDAPADFGARQSFEVAVGDARQWRLERALAGFRALEKAAASNRALQTNIALVCEMLARPIAASEAWLAVARLSDVSRDDAIEATARAIALESEADPDRSPRVLFRTSVGTLAVPPGEEGAAAIDLLEDRIRHDPRCEPTGFDRTAWVSRGAVPPRSVWRIYDGPVTGTGGPVRVLASLLIFGRQTDREPEAILQGFAPDVAAAEGTAAGMLGCAFVAEATGDDADLPATTPTNWLLGSQFRPPAVDPAADASAFDTAMEVVRRAVAERLVAAWPDAALPELLGKTPREAVKDPEGARRVEAIISVGEATAGRQAIAEAWTAIRGRVGLAIPATIVSTRPLQEVPPLRWQRLDMQALGHDELRDLFIVAVDAGFVRAAELGAEALLARPDAVPEERWEALSVLEERAENTVRKLELLEKLRAVGRMLKVNGGMLDVAELRIRLQRGEQPDVIRLLDRLRREHGRDPQVMQALAEALMEAGIDLGALSTQVGAGMPPAAAVMPGAPAAAASGKIWTPGGEQPGSGGEKKAIWTPG, translated from the coding sequence ATGGCCATCGACACGTACGCCCTGTGCCCCGGCGGCACCGGCAAGAAGATCAAGTTCTGCTGCGCGGATCTCGTCGGTGATCTCGACCGGATCGACCGGCTCATCGACGGGGACCAGATCTCCGCCGCGCTCGCCGAGGTGACGAAGCTGGAGGAGAAGCACCCGCGCCGCGCCTGCCTGATGGCGGTGCGGACGAAGCTCGAACTCGGCTCCAAGCGGCTGGCGGAAGCTGCCGCGGCGAGCCGGCGGTTCGTCGAGGCTTTCCCCGACAATCCACTGGCCCTCGGGCAGTCGGCGGTGACCGAGGCCGTGGCCGGCAGGCTGCACGAGGCGGCGGCCCTGTTCGACGGTGCGCGGGAACGGATGTGCGCGGTCGCGGCAGGGGAGGGGGGCGCCGTGGAAATGTCCCCGGAGTTCCTCCGCATCGCAGCCACGCTCGTTCAGGCGGCGGCCCAGGCGGGCCACGTCGGCTTCGCGCAGGGGATCGTCGAGTGGCTGCAGGAAGAAAATCTCGGCAGCGTCGAGGAACGGCGGATGCTCGCCGCGATCGTCGGCTCGTCGGGCGTGCCGGCGGCGCTGCGGCCCCGGGTGCGGCTCATGGATGCCCCGGCGGACTTCGGCGCACGCCAGTCGTTCGAGGTCGCGGTCGGCGACGCGCGGCAGTGGCGGCTGGAGCGGGCGCTGGCCGGCTTCCGGGCCCTGGAAAAAGCGGCCGCCTCGAACCGCGCCCTGCAGACGAACATCGCGCTCGTGTGCGAGATGCTGGCCCGGCCCATCGCCGCCTCGGAGGCCTGGCTGGCGGTCGCGCGACTGTCCGACGTCTCCCGCGACGACGCGATCGAGGCGACGGCCCGGGCGATCGCGCTGGAGTCGGAGGCCGATCCGGACCGCTCGCCGCGGGTGCTCTTCAGGACGAGCGTCGGGACGCTCGCTGTTCCGCCGGGGGAGGAGGGGGCCGCGGCGATCGACCTGCTCGAGGACCGCATCCGCCACGACCCGCGGTGCGAGCCGACGGGCTTCGATCGAACGGCCTGGGTGTCGCGCGGGGCGGTGCCGCCACGGTCGGTGTGGCGGATCTACGACGGCCCGGTGACGGGCACGGGCGGACCGGTCCGCGTGCTCGCGTCGCTCTTGATCTTCGGCCGGCAGACGGACCGGGAACCGGAGGCGATCCTGCAGGGCTTCGCCCCCGACGTGGCCGCCGCCGAGGGGACGGCCGCCGGCATGCTCGGCTGCGCGTTCGTGGCCGAGGCGACCGGCGACGACGCCGACCTGCCGGCGACGACGCCGACCAACTGGCTGCTTGGCTCGCAGTTCCGCCCGCCGGCGGTCGATCCGGCGGCGGATGCCTCCGCCTTCGACACGGCGATGGAGGTGGTCCGGCGGGCCGTGGCGGAGCGACTCGTCGCCGCCTGGCCCGATGCGGCGCTGCCGGAGCTGCTCGGCAAGACGCCGCGCGAGGCGGTCAAGGATCCGGAAGGCGCCCGCCGGGTCGAGGCGATCATCAGCGTCGGCGAGGCCACGGCCGGCAGGCAGGCCATCGCCGAGGCATGGACGGCCATCCGCGGCCGCGTCGGGCTCGCCATCCCGGCCACGATCGTCTCAACGCGGCCGCTGCAGGAGGTGCCGCCGCTCCGCTGGCAGCGGCTCGACATGCAGGCCCTCGGCCACGACGAGCTGCGCGACCTGTTCATCGTCGCGGTCGATGCCGGATTCGTCCGCGCGGCGGAGCTCGGCGCCGAGGCGCTGCTGGCCCGGCCCGACGCGGTCCCAGAGGAACGATGGGAGGCGCTGAGCGTCCTCGAGGAGCGGGCCGAGAACACCGTGCGCAAGCTCGAGCTCCTCGAGAAGCTCCGCGCGGTGGGGCGGATGCTCAAGGTCAACGGCGGCATGCTCGACGTGGCGGAGCTCCGCATCCGGCTGCAACGCGGCGAGCAGCCCGATGTGATTCGCCTTCTCGACCGGCTGCGGCGCGAGCACGGTCGCGACCCGCAGGTGATGCAGGCCCTCGCCGAGGCCTTGATGGAGGCGGGCATCGATCTCGGCGCCCTGTCGACGCAGGTCGGCGCGGGGATGCCACCGGCCGCGGCGGTCATGCCGGGAGCCCCTGCCGCGGCGGCGTCCGGAAAGATCTGGACGCCGGGGGGCGAGCAGCCCGGATCGGGGGGCGAGAAGAAGGCCATCTGGACGCCGGGCTGA
- the ffsA gene encoding formylmethanofuran--tetrahydromethanopterin formyltransferase — translation MLIGSTHIADTFAEAFRLRYARLIVTAHDEHWLDAAVQAACGYGTSVIGCDAEIGVERRLSADATPDGRPGCAILAFGFATEGLAKAVANRTAQCLLTCPTTAVFDGLPDAAERMPLGGHVRFFGDGFEKTKVIDGRRYWRIPVMDGEFLVEESAGIDKGVGGGNFIIQGRTRDGALAAARRAVAAIAALPGTITPFPGGVVRSGSKVGSRYEQLRASTNEAFCPALVGRVPSELVADASCALEIVIDGVDESAVAQAMAAGIRAAAAADIPAISAGNYGGKLGKFHFHVRQVLETA, via the coding sequence TTGCTCATCGGTTCCACACACATCGCCGACACCTTCGCCGAGGCCTTTCGGCTTCGGTATGCCCGGCTCATCGTCACCGCGCATGACGAGCATTGGCTCGACGCCGCGGTGCAGGCCGCCTGCGGCTACGGCACGAGCGTGATCGGCTGTGATGCCGAGATCGGCGTCGAACGCAGGCTCTCCGCCGACGCCACGCCCGACGGTCGGCCGGGGTGCGCCATCCTCGCCTTCGGCTTCGCCACGGAGGGCCTTGCCAAGGCGGTCGCCAACCGGACGGCGCAGTGCCTGCTCACCTGTCCGACGACCGCCGTCTTCGACGGGCTGCCGGATGCGGCCGAGCGGATGCCGCTCGGCGGCCACGTCCGCTTCTTCGGCGACGGCTTCGAGAAGACGAAGGTCATCGACGGCCGCCGCTACTGGCGGATTCCGGTGATGGACGGTGAATTCCTCGTCGAGGAATCGGCCGGCATCGACAAGGGCGTCGGCGGCGGCAACTTCATCATCCAGGGGCGGACGCGGGACGGAGCGCTGGCCGCGGCCCGCCGTGCGGTGGCCGCCATCGCGGCTCTGCCAGGGACGATCACGCCGTTTCCCGGCGGCGTCGTCCGATCCGGCAGCAAGGTCGGCTCACGGTACGAACAGCTCCGGGCCTCGACCAACGAGGCGTTTTGTCCGGCCCTCGTGGGGCGCGTGCCGAGCGAACTCGTCGCGGACGCGTCCTGCGCGCTGGAGATCGTGATCGACGGCGTGGACGAGTCCGCCGTGGCGCAGGCGATGGCGGCCGGCATCCGCGCCGCCGCCGCGGCCGACATCCCGGCCATCTCCGCCGGCAACTACGGCGGCAAGTTGGGCAAGTTTCACTTCCACGTGCGGCAGGTTCTCGAGACCGCCTGA
- a CDS encoding hydrolase, translating into MAVARFSISTILLCGVLAPAVAASREPADTLYFGGDILTMRGDKPEYVEALVVRAGKIGFVGPATEARAFTGAAARTVDLGGKTLLPGFIDTHGHFVYFGKNLVDADLFGCSDVPDLLARMKQQAARAPADGWIVGFGYQPRQMKDGRTPTIEELDGVAADRPVMIVDSSGHLGAGNAKLFDICGIGADTPDPAGGSFARKAGGKALAGPMEETALNAVRSKRPPFTGELADAVIKGAAELWARHGQTTAMEAGLGLGSDDIQVVLNAIDRNLLPIDLYIAAKDSTVDDTLSAAYGVASAYNPKPDGTLEKLRATRLDLDRRYVNRVRLGGIKFWLDGSLDTAWFTQPYTTNPPGKTGSYSGFRQIPDEVVDAAFDRFWPTEMQIHLHMNGDAAADQALSAIGKAVRKHGMRDARPVFVHATWLRADQIERMKTYGAIPSFLPSGIVPGGDGVLRLWGPQRAAGSLAARTFLRAGLPFTFSHDAPVSPQPWILALVDAGTNRTSSSGQVIGPDERISPYDGLRAVTAMAAYQLKEEKAKGTLEPGKLADLVILEKNPLKVEPTTIKDIVVVETIKEGRTVYRAGR; encoded by the coding sequence ATGGCCGTCGCGCGTTTCTCCATCTCGACCATCCTCCTCTGCGGAGTGCTCGCGCCCGCCGTCGCCGCTTCACGCGAACCCGCCGACACGCTCTATTTCGGCGGCGACATCCTCACCATGCGCGGCGACAAGCCGGAGTACGTCGAGGCGCTCGTGGTCCGCGCCGGGAAGATCGGCTTCGTCGGCCCGGCGACCGAAGCCAGGGCCTTCACCGGCGCCGCCGCGCGGACGGTCGATCTCGGCGGCAAGACGCTGCTGCCGGGTTTCATCGACACGCACGGCCACTTCGTCTACTTCGGCAAGAACCTCGTCGATGCCGACCTGTTCGGCTGCAGCGACGTTCCCGACCTCCTCGCCCGGATGAAGCAGCAGGCCGCCCGGGCGCCGGCTGACGGCTGGATCGTCGGCTTCGGCTACCAGCCGCGGCAGATGAAGGATGGACGGACGCCGACGATCGAAGAGCTCGACGGCGTCGCCGCCGACCGGCCCGTGATGATCGTCGATTCGTCCGGCCACCTCGGCGCGGGCAATGCAAAACTCTTCGACATCTGCGGAATCGGGGCCGACACGCCCGACCCCGCCGGCGGCTCGTTCGCCCGCAAGGCCGGCGGGAAGGCGCTCGCCGGGCCGATGGAGGAGACGGCCCTCAACGCCGTGCGGAGCAAGCGACCGCCGTTCACGGGGGAGCTGGCGGACGCCGTCATCAAGGGGGCGGCCGAGCTCTGGGCCCGCCACGGCCAGACGACGGCCATGGAGGCCGGCCTCGGCCTCGGCAGTGACGACATCCAGGTCGTGCTCAACGCCATCGACCGGAACCTGCTGCCGATCGACCTGTACATCGCCGCCAAGGACTCGACGGTGGACGACACGCTCAGCGCCGCCTACGGGGTGGCCTCGGCCTACAACCCCAAGCCCGACGGCACGCTGGAGAAGCTCCGCGCGACCCGCCTCGATCTCGACCGGCGGTACGTCAACCGGGTGCGGCTCGGCGGCATCAAGTTCTGGCTCGACGGCAGCCTCGATACCGCCTGGTTCACGCAGCCCTACACCACCAACCCGCCGGGCAAGACGGGCTCGTACTCCGGCTTCCGGCAGATTCCCGACGAGGTGGTCGACGCCGCCTTCGACCGCTTCTGGCCGACGGAGATGCAGATCCACCTGCACATGAACGGCGACGCCGCCGCCGACCAGGCGCTGTCCGCGATCGGCAAGGCGGTGCGGAAGCACGGCATGCGCGACGCCCGGCCGGTGTTCGTCCATGCCACGTGGCTGCGGGCCGACCAGATCGAGCGCATGAAGACCTACGGCGCCATCCCCAGCTTCCTGCCCTCGGGCATCGTTCCCGGCGGCGATGGCGTGCTGCGACTCTGGGGACCGCAGCGGGCCGCGGGGTCCCTGGCGGCACGGACCTTCCTGCGCGCCGGGCTTCCGTTCACCTTCTCCCACGACGCGCCGGTGTCGCCGCAGCCGTGGATCCTCGCGCTCGTCGACGCGGGCACGAACCGCACGAGCAGCAGCGGGCAGGTGATCGGACCCGACGAACGAATCTCCCCCTACGACGGCCTGCGGGCCGTCACCGCGATGGCGGCCTACCAGCTCAAGGAGGAGAAGGCGAAGGGCACGCTCGAGCCGGGCAAGCTCGCCGACCTGGTGATCCTCGAGAAGAACCCG
- the pheS gene encoding phenylalanine--tRNA ligase alpha subunit, with protein sequence MTAVSLDSFREELERFHAAAVEALAAAASADAVEAARVEFVGARSGRLKAIQKLLGGIAGPDKPAAGRLFNDAKTAVTDLLAAAQARRAGAAADSRPAIDVTLPGDPLPLGHLHPITQTIRRVQEIMGRLGFESVDGPEVEDQWHNFEALAIGAAHPARDPLDNFYLAVARAADPLLLRSQTSTVQIRTMESREPPLRIVSLGRVYRPDTADATHYPMFHQVEGLLIEPGTTMAHLKSVLRLFASSFLGGDVHVRFRPSFFPFTEPSVEVDMEWGGRWIEMGGAGMVDPAVLEAVGYDPDTVSGFAFGLGVERIAARRYGVADIRDFYRNDVRFLRQF encoded by the coding sequence GTGACAGCCGTGTCGCTCGACTCGTTCCGGGAAGAGCTGGAGCGGTTCCACGCCGCCGCCGTGGAGGCGCTCGCAGCGGCCGCCAGCGCGGATGCGGTCGAGGCGGCACGCGTCGAGTTCGTCGGCGCTCGCAGCGGCCGCCTCAAGGCGATCCAAAAGCTGCTCGGCGGCATCGCCGGACCCGACAAGCCCGCCGCCGGTCGGCTGTTCAACGACGCCAAGACGGCGGTCACCGACCTGCTCGCCGCCGCGCAGGCGCGACGGGCCGGCGCGGCCGCCGACTCCCGGCCCGCGATCGACGTCACACTGCCGGGCGACCCGCTGCCGCTCGGCCACCTGCATCCGATCACGCAGACCATCCGCCGCGTCCAGGAGATCATGGGCCGGCTCGGCTTCGAGAGCGTGGATGGCCCCGAGGTCGAGGACCAGTGGCACAACTTCGAGGCCCTGGCGATCGGCGCCGCGCATCCGGCCCGCGACCCGCTCGACAACTTCTACCTCGCCGTCGCCCGGGCCGCGGACCCGCTCCTGCTGCGCTCGCAGACGAGCACCGTGCAGATCCGGACGATGGAGTCGCGTGAGCCGCCGCTGCGGATCGTGTCGCTGGGCCGCGTCTACCGCCCCGACACCGCCGACGCCACGCACTACCCGATGTTCCACCAGGTCGAGGGCCTGCTCATCGAGCCCGGCACGACGATGGCCCACCTCAAGAGCGTGCTCCGGCTCTTCGCCTCGAGCTTTCTCGGCGGCGACGTCCACGTCCGCTTCCGCCCCTCGTTCTTCCCCTTCACCGAGCCCAGCGTGGAGGTGGACATGGAGTGGGGCGGCCGCTGGATCGAGATGGGAGGCGCCGGCATGGTCGATCCGGCCGTGCTGGAGGCGGTCGGCTACGACCCCGACACGGTCTCGGGCTTCGCCTTCGGCCTCGGCGTCGAGCGGATCGCGGCCCGGCGCTACGGCGTCGCCGACATCCGCGACTTCTACCGCAACGACGTCCGCTTCCTGCGCCAGTTCTGA
- a CDS encoding DNA-binding response regulator — MQQPRIIIIDSAGGDALPYGRLVARLQPLQVRVETSLDGALGTLSRDSWDLCIATARVGPAADAVHAAIHKADPQLPVVIIDARPQIDTARACLQAGAGDYLDIARVETDLEDALVRLLKASRRRAAEDVLRRAVERPYSFEDFLGESAAMREVYSVIDRVAGSSVDVLVTGETGTGKELVARAIHRRSRRSAGPFVPVDCGAIPDALIESELFGHERGAFTGADARRIGLVEFADGGTLFLDEVGELPLPLQAKLLRVLQERRVRRVGARQENAVDVRVVAATSRSIDQMMERGEFRRDLFYRINVVRIDLPPLRARGDDIGLLAEAFANRAAQEMGRTVGGLSTDVYQVLRSYHWPGNVRELQNVVRRAIAMTRSPVAGLDDLPDEIVAAAGKGAAVEAGAQGFFAQRADHVARFEKQYLTELLARLAGDVSAAAREARLPRGTLYRLMKGHGIDGASFRK, encoded by the coding sequence GTGCAGCAACCCCGCATCATCATCATCGATTCCGCCGGTGGCGACGCCCTGCCCTACGGCCGCCTCGTCGCCCGTTTGCAGCCGCTCCAGGTCCGGGTCGAGACGTCGCTCGACGGCGCGCTCGGCACGCTGTCGCGGGATTCATGGGACCTGTGCATCGCCACGGCGCGGGTCGGGCCGGCGGCCGATGCCGTCCACGCGGCGATTCACAAGGCCGATCCGCAGTTGCCCGTCGTGATCATCGATGCCCGGCCGCAGATCGACACCGCGCGGGCCTGCCTGCAGGCCGGCGCGGGGGACTACCTCGACATCGCCCGGGTCGAGACCGATCTCGAGGACGCGCTCGTCAGGCTGCTCAAGGCGTCGCGGCGCAGGGCGGCCGAGGACGTGCTTCGTCGGGCCGTCGAACGGCCCTATTCCTTCGAGGATTTCCTGGGCGAGAGCGCGGCGATGCGCGAGGTGTATTCGGTCATCGACCGGGTCGCGGGCAGTTCCGTCGACGTGCTCGTCACGGGGGAGACCGGCACCGGCAAGGAGCTCGTCGCCCGGGCGATCCACCGGCGCAGCCGGCGATCGGCCGGCCCGTTCGTGCCGGTTGACTGCGGCGCGATCCCGGACGCCCTCATCGAGAGCGAGCTCTTCGGCCACGAGCGCGGCGCCTTCACCGGGGCCGATGCCCGGCGGATCGGCCTCGTCGAGTTCGCCGACGGCGGCACGCTGTTTCTTGACGAGGTCGGTGAACTGCCGCTGCCCCTGCAGGCGAAGCTGCTGCGGGTGCTCCAGGAGCGGCGCGTCCGCCGGGTCGGGGCCCGCCAGGAGAATGCCGTCGACGTGCGGGTGGTGGCGGCCACCTCGCGGAGCATCGACCAGATGATGGAACGGGGCGAGTTTCGCCGCGACCTTTTCTACCGGATCAACGTCGTGCGGATCGACCTGCCCCCGCTGCGGGCCCGCGGGGACGACATCGGGCTGCTCGCCGAGGCGTTCGCCAACCGGGCGGCGCAGGAGATGGGGCGGACGGTCGGCGGCCTGTCCACCGACGTCTACCAGGTGCTGCGCAGTTATCACTGGCCGGGGAACGTCCGCGAACTGCAGAACGTGGTTCGCCGGGCGATCGCCATGACCCGGTCGCCGGTGGCGGGCCTGGACGACCTGCCCGACGAGATCGTGGCCGCGGCGGGGAAGGGGGCCGCCGTCGAGGCCGGCGCCCAGGGCTTCTTCGCGCAGCGGGCCGATCATGTCGCCCGGTTCGAGAAGCAGTACCTCACCGAGCTGCTCGCCCGGCTCGCCGGGGACGTGTCGGCCGCGGCCCGCGAGGCCCGGCTCCCCCGGGGCACGCTCTACCGGCTGATGAAGGGGCACGGCATCGACGGCGCCTCATTCCGGAAATAG
- the rplT gene encoding 50S ribosomal protein L20 produces the protein MKGSVGGRRRLLRTAKESIIRAGVYARRDRRRKKRDFRRLWIVRINAAVRERGMRYSQLIAGLEKIGCELDRRTLAEMAVVDPTGFDTVVAAVRQALGLPEPAAVA, from the coding sequence GTGAAGGGGTCCGTCGGCGGCCGCCGCCGGCTGCTGCGCACGGCCAAGGAATCGATCATCCGCGCGGGCGTCTACGCCCGGCGCGACCGGCGCCGCAAGAAGCGCGACTTCCGACGCCTGTGGATCGTGCGGATCAACGCCGCCGTCCGCGAGCGCGGCATGCGATACAGCCAATTGATCGCCGGCCTGGAGAAGATTGGCTGCGAGCTCGACCGGCGGACGCTGGCCGAGATGGCGGTGGTCGATCCGACCGGGTTCGACACGGTCGTCGCGGCCGTACGCCAGGCGCTCGGCCTGCCGGAGCCGGCCGCGGTCGCATGA